A stretch of the Xiphophorus couchianus chromosome 15, X_couchianus-1.0, whole genome shotgun sequence genome encodes the following:
- the LOC114159013 gene encoding protein FAM177A1-like isoform X1, with the protein MGVTYGTSGFDVSVGAACRDSKKTATMADVSLYLANVNVSLGRAMDSGQGQSPNPGREFESVELGELSQRTEPKEKAPRRIIHFSSGETMEEYSTDEEEAEDPEAERKDLLSPPVDAVRSKMTWGPYFWFHMWRAATSTISACDYLGERMASLFGITSAKYQYAIDEYNKIKKEKEEEAEENRLSEEAERTFDQVESQEAKGEPIASADAQEEAATSARPDATRQLETENPVGPNTITVPVVVTAT; encoded by the exons ATGGGCGTTACGTACGGTACTTCCGGGTTTGACGTCAGTGTCGGCGCAGCTTGCAGGGATTCAAAGAAGACGGCAACAATGGCTGATGTTTCTCTGTATCTCGCCAATGTTAACGTGTCTTTAGGACGGGCCATGGACTCGGGGCAG GGTCAGAGCCCGAATCCGGGGAGGGAGTTTGAGAGCGTTGAGCTGGGAGAGCTGAGCCAGAGGACGGAGCCGAAGGAGAAGGCTCCCCGCCGCATCATCCACTTCTCCAGCGGGGAGACCATGGAGGAGTACAGCACCGACgaagaggaggcagaggaccCGGAGGCGGAGCGGAAGGACCTGCTGTCCCCTCCGGTCGATGCGGTGAGG tcCAAGATGACCTGGGGGCCTTACTTCTGGTTCCACATGTGGAGAGCTGCCACGTCCACCATTTCAG CCTGCGACTATCTTGGGGAGAGGATGGCATCCCTGTTCGGAATAACATCGGCAAAGTACCAGTACGCCATTGACGAATACAACAAGATAAAGAAAGAG aaagaggaggaggctgAGGAGAACCGACTGTCGGAAGAAGCGGAGCGGACCTTCGACCAGGTAGAGTCTCAGGAGGCGAAGGGCGAGCCAATCGCATCGGCGGACGCGCAGGAGGAGGCGGCGACGTCCGCTCGCCCCGACGCGACCCGTCAGCTGGAGACCGAGAATCCGGTGGGTCCGAACACGATCACCGTCCCGGTTGTCGTCACCGCGACCTAA
- the LOC114159013 gene encoding protein FAM177A1-like isoform X2 → MGVTYGTSGFDVSVGAACRDSKKTATMADVSLYLANVNVSLGRAMDSGQGQSPNPGREFESVELGELSQRTEPKEKAPRRIIHFSSGETMEEYSTDEEEAEDPEAERKDLLSPPVDASKMTWGPYFWFHMWRAATSTISACDYLGERMASLFGITSAKYQYAIDEYNKIKKEKEEEAEENRLSEEAERTFDQVESQEAKGEPIASADAQEEAATSARPDATRQLETENPVGPNTITVPVVVTAT, encoded by the exons ATGGGCGTTACGTACGGTACTTCCGGGTTTGACGTCAGTGTCGGCGCAGCTTGCAGGGATTCAAAGAAGACGGCAACAATGGCTGATGTTTCTCTGTATCTCGCCAATGTTAACGTGTCTTTAGGACGGGCCATGGACTCGGGGCAG GGTCAGAGCCCGAATCCGGGGAGGGAGTTTGAGAGCGTTGAGCTGGGAGAGCTGAGCCAGAGGACGGAGCCGAAGGAGAAGGCTCCCCGCCGCATCATCCACTTCTCCAGCGGGGAGACCATGGAGGAGTACAGCACCGACgaagaggaggcagaggaccCGGAGGCGGAGCGGAAGGACCTGCTGTCCCCTCCGGTCGATGCG tcCAAGATGACCTGGGGGCCTTACTTCTGGTTCCACATGTGGAGAGCTGCCACGTCCACCATTTCAG CCTGCGACTATCTTGGGGAGAGGATGGCATCCCTGTTCGGAATAACATCGGCAAAGTACCAGTACGCCATTGACGAATACAACAAGATAAAGAAAGAG aaagaggaggaggctgAGGAGAACCGACTGTCGGAAGAAGCGGAGCGGACCTTCGACCAGGTAGAGTCTCAGGAGGCGAAGGGCGAGCCAATCGCATCGGCGGACGCGCAGGAGGAGGCGGCGACGTCCGCTCGCCCCGACGCGACCCGTCAGCTGGAGACCGAGAATCCGGTGGGTCCGAACACGATCACCGTCCCGGTTGTCGTCACCGCGACCTAA